In the Chryseobacterium foetidum genome, AAGTTACGGGAAATATGATTATAAGAATGCTTCAGAATTTGCAGTAATTTCCTATGATTATTTTATTACTGAAAAAGCTGAAAATTTAGCAAAAAGATCACTATTCAATATTGCTAGATTAAAATTTATTGTTGGGGATCACGATTCAGCAAAAAAAATACTACATGAGCAGTACTTATACTTTAAAAATAATCAAAAGGACTTTGAAGACAAGTTATGGTATATCAGTTATTTATCAACACTCATCCTCGTTAACGCAAAATTAGAAAAACCGGACGAAAATGTAAAACTACTTCGGGAACTAAATGATTTTTATATGAGTGAGAAAAATCTTATTTCTGGTAGACATCTTTTGGATTTTTCATATGCTGGAAATGATTATTATTTAGGAAATTACGACTCTGCAATTCGTATTATGAAGAAAATAAAATTATCAGTTGGCAGTCAGAAAACAGATGGATTGGATTTTTATCTAGCAATGTGTTATTGGAAAATGGGAAATATAAACAAAGCCTTCCCCATATTTGAAAATATAAAAAAGAACTTTCTTAAAACCAAGAAAACGTCTTTAGAATTTCGTCCAACATTTGACTTCTTCACTGAATATTACAAAAAACACGGAACTACAGAACAGCAATTGGCTTCACTTAATGATTTGCTGGAGTTCGACAAATATGAAGAAGACGTTAAAAACTATGTTCAGTTAAAGCTTAAGGACTTTGACGAGAAACATCAGAATGAAGAACAGCTTCTTTCTGACGATCAGCAAAAATTTAGCAATTGGCTTAGTATCGCAATTATTTCTTTAAGTTCATTTGTTGTAGTGTATTTTGTTTATCGAAGAATAAAAGGAAAGAAAGAGACGGGTATTCCTAAGATTTTGGAAATTCTGGAAAATCCCAATGAGATTTCTGAACGGCCGAAAGCACAAGGACACATAAAAGAGACTTCTGAAAACACTGAGATAGATTATAGTTTGTATCGCCCAATGAATAAATTTACGGTGAACCAGATTTTAGCTTTTATGAAAATTTTCGAATCTTCTTCAGGGTTTTTAGAACAGGATCTTAAACTTACAGCTTTAGCACAGAAGTTCAACACCAACGAAAAGTATTTAAGCAAAGTCATTAAAGTAAATTTAGG is a window encoding:
- a CDS encoding helix-turn-helix domain-containing protein, whose amino-acid sequence is MIIFLFSNEISAQENTKKNILPEFKELQNKINTSKDSSEGLYWAKKYIISAKKKGNTHDLLSAYEYATLFSPDSLSSKYSDSILNLSVKIKDQILIGNTYYLMATKSYGKYDYKNASEFAVISYDYFITEKAENLAKRSLFNIARLKFIVGDHDSAKKILHEQYLYFKNNQKDFEDKLWYISYLSTLILVNAKLEKPDENVKLLRELNDFYMSEKNLISGRHLLDFSYAGNDYYLGNYDSAIRIMKKIKLSVGSQKTDGLDFYLAMCYWKMGNINKAFPIFENIKKNFLKTKKTSLEFRPTFDFFTEYYKKHGTTEQQLASLNDLLEFDKYEEDVKNYVQLKLKDFDEKHQNEEQLLSDDQQKFSNWLSIAIISLSSFVVVYFVYRRIKGKKETGIPKILEILENPNEISERPKAQGHIKETSENTEIDYSLYRPMNKFTVNQILAFMKIFESSSGFLEQDLKLTALAQKFNTNEKYLSKVIKVNLGKTFNAYLTDLRFEYLDEKLKTDFQFKNQKIKEISVKLGFGSPEFFATAFKEKYGKSPKEYFDI